A genomic window from Cucumis melo cultivar AY chromosome 8, USDA_Cmelo_AY_1.0, whole genome shotgun sequence includes:
- the LOC127150705 gene encoding uncharacterized protein LOC127150705, producing the protein MSLRPEDLVILEPGNHGDSDIDVEIDELFGNEENMEEENERIPSEIFTQIDWDITNSVCEQGSTLGNRDEFVDTSCLIQKGMLFDCKEDLQLAVKKYCVTQHYEIVVVESNQNIWSVRCKQWSNGCNWRLRGSRRKSHGLFEISRLEGEHSCLYSNLTQDHSQLDSNFMSIQIQNIVRADPSVTVSVLMEMIKQQYGYTVKYRRVWQAKRKALVAVFGDWDKSYNELPYWLSAVVHYNPGTRVDWFFLPSDVPGTTIFGRVFWAFGPAIEGFKYCRPLIQIDGTHLYGKYKGKMLTALSIDANGHIFPLTFAIAFAIVEGENASSCICYS; encoded by the coding sequence ATGTCGTTGCGACCTGAAGATTTAGTTATTCTTGAACCTGGTAATCACGGAGATAGTGATATAGATGTAGAAATTGACGAACTATTTGGTAATgaagaaaatatggaagaagagAATGAAAGGATCCCTTCTGAGATATTTACACAGATAGATTGGGATATTACGAATTCTGTTTGTGAACAAGGGTCTACGTTGGGAAATAGAGATGAATTTGTAGACACATCATGTTTAATTCAGAAGGGAATGTTATTTGACTGCAAGGAAGATCTTCAATTAGCCGTAAAAAAGTACTGTGTCACCCAACACTACGAAATTGTTGTAGTCGAATCGAACCAAAATATTTGGTCTGTTCGATGCAAACAATGGAGTAATGGTTGCAACTGGAGGTTACGTGGAAGTAGGCGTAAAAGCCACGGATTGTTTGAGATCAGTCGACTGGAAGGAGAGCACTCGTGTCTGTACTCAAACCTAACACAAGATCACTCACAACTAGATTCTAATTTTATGAGTATTCAAATTCAAAACATAGTCAGAGCTGATCCTAGTGTTACTGTGTCTGTGCTCATGGAAATGATAAAACAACAGTATGGTTACACGGTTAAATACAGACGGGTGTGGCAAGCGAAGAGGAAAGCTTTGGTTGCTGTTTTTGGTGATTGGGACAAATCGTACAATGAGCTCCCGTACTGGTTGAGTGCCGTTGTACATTATAATCCAGGAACTCGAGTTGATTGGTTTTTTCTTCCATCTGATGTACCTGGGACAACCATATTTGGACGCGTTTTCTGGGCATTTGGTCCTGCAATAGAAGGGTTCAAATATTGTAGGCCATTAATTCAAATCGATGGAACCCATTTGTATGGAAAGTATAAAGGGAAAATGTTAACTGCCCTATCTATCGATGCAAATGGTCATATATTTCCTCTTACATTTGCTATTGCATTTGCTATTGTGGAAGGGGAAAACGCGTCCTCTTGCATTTGCTATTCATAA
- the LOC127150704 gene encoding uncharacterized protein LOC127150704, which yields MLQTPPAISYTDQRLHQIDLRGKHDQDWRRIHAEHIGVWNSRYDFRVEAPTTSEPTVSENYFVWYRSITRRFITQEGAFYHCMYDFVDEVQTFSVEHDIEALGQICDRTTERVDHIIQQTRRLTVADTDRRRMRRRRRRQGDDVVEGDEDN from the exons ATGTTACAAACGCCACCAGCGATTAGCTACACAGATCAGAGGTTGCATCAAATAGATTTAAGGGGTAAACATGATCAAGATTGGCGTCGGATTCATGCGGAACATATCGGAGTGTGGAATTCGCGATATGATTTTCGGGTTGAAGCACCTACTACAAGCGAACCGACGGTATCAGAGAACTATTTTGTTTGGTATAGGTCGATTACCAGACGCTTTATCACCCAAGAGGGAGCTTTCTATCATTGCATG TATGATTTTGTTGACGAAGTACAAACTTTCTCCGTGGAACACGATATAGAAGCTTTAGGGCAAATATGTGATAGAACCACAGAGCGCGTAGATCACATTATTCAACAGACTCGACGACTTACTGTTGCTGACACAGATCGTAGACGCATGCGACGTAGACGACGACGGCAAGGCGATGATGTCGTAGAGGGTGATGAGGATAATTAa